One stretch of Pradoshia sp. D12 DNA includes these proteins:
- a CDS encoding YkvA family protein, which translates to MLKKLSKKSKFAIAAAGLYLVLPTDVIPDFIIGFGQVDDLAVAGYVFKTIYEDLKKSKKAINQ; encoded by the coding sequence ATGCTGAAAAAATTATCGAAGAAATCAAAATTTGCTATCGCTGCTGCCGGATTATATTTAGTATTACCTACAGACGTGATACCTGACTTTATTATCGGTTTCGGCCAAGTGGATGATTTAGCCGTAGCGGGCTATGTTTTTAAGACAATCTATGAAGATCTTAAAAAATCAAAAAAAGCTATTAATCAGTAA
- a CDS encoding MerR family transcriptional regulator translates to MSQETSYKDKKVITIGVVKELTGLSERQIRYYEERKLIFPARNNGGSRKYSFTDIELLMDIAEKIEDGIQTYEIRQEMLREKKKEDAAKTHKKMIQGQLNAQFGVQKYN, encoded by the coding sequence GTGAGCCAGGAGACTTCATATAAAGATAAAAAAGTCATAACAATCGGTGTTGTCAAAGAATTAACTGGGTTATCGGAAAGGCAAATCCGTTATTACGAAGAACGTAAACTCATTTTTCCTGCTAGAAACAATGGCGGAAGTCGGAAATATTCTTTTACAGATATAGAATTATTAATGGATATAGCTGAAAAAATTGAAGACGGCATACAGACCTATGAGATCAGGCAAGAAATGCTTAGAGAAAAGAAAAAAGAAGATGCAGCTAAAACGCACAAAAAAATGATTCAAGGGCAATTAAATGCTCAATTTGGTGTTCAAAAATACAACTAG
- a CDS encoding exonuclease domain-containing protein — translation MGMNDFIEFFRGMSGKISSNVLAGVQGQATPQNISFMRQLEKEARKKDDLNCPLDQLDVVVFDIETTGFFPDKGDQMISIGAVKMHGCEILTEESFYSLIKTDIPLSPEITSLTNITGKELQAAPESSDVLMNFFKFVSTKSLVAHHSQHEQSFMHKFTWDVTRTKFQHRILDTSFLTQLFNPVSSSNALEDLCAGCGIEIKNRHHALGDAFMTARLWGYYLSKAQEAGFKNLSEIYNHIARYR, via the coding sequence ATGGGAATGAATGATTTTATCGAATTTTTCAGAGGAATGAGCGGTAAGATCAGTTCGAACGTACTCGCCGGTGTACAGGGGCAAGCAACTCCGCAAAATATCTCTTTTATGCGACAGCTAGAAAAGGAAGCGCGTAAAAAGGACGATCTAAATTGTCCTCTTGATCAGCTTGATGTGGTTGTGTTTGACATCGAAACAACAGGATTTTTCCCTGACAAAGGTGATCAGATGATCTCTATAGGTGCTGTGAAAATGCATGGATGTGAGATATTAACTGAAGAAAGCTTCTATTCACTGATTAAGACGGACATCCCTTTATCTCCTGAAATTACTTCTCTAACGAATATTACAGGTAAAGAACTTCAAGCCGCTCCGGAGAGTTCAGATGTCCTGATGAATTTCTTTAAATTTGTCTCGACTAAAAGTCTGGTTGCCCATCATTCTCAGCATGAGCAAAGCTTTATGCACAAGTTCACTTGGGACGTGACTCGAACAAAATTCCAGCATAGAATCCTTGATACTTCTTTCTTAACACAACTATTTAATCCCGTCAGCAGCTCAAATGCCTTAGAAGACTTATGTGCTGGATGCGGGATAGAAATCAAAAATAGACATCACGCATTGGGAGATGCCTTCATGACGGCCCGCTTATGGGGCTATTATCTATCAAAAGCCCAGGAAGCAGGTTTTAAAAACCTTAGTGAAATATATAATCACATAGCCAGATATAGGTAA
- a CDS encoding DUF294 nucleotidyltransferase-like domain-containing protein produces METENQDYSKIWAYRKQQFNSITLSPDELNLLHDEIIRQTITIAFNKTTQIFGSPPSPFCFFVMGSAGRKEQGIWSDQDHGIIFEHNHPEVRNYFLSLGKEISEGLMQVGYSLCEGKVMASNPFWCRSYNQWMQQLNDWIDDASWESIRYLLTFMDSRAFLGEERFIRQLKQYSYQLIDEKHLLTRILDNTMHIKKTIGVFGQLLLETHGPYSGCLNIKESAIYPYVNAGRILAINEKLNATTTIDRLKGVPDSVLPKQNREKYANQFAKLQTYRLVYGIHTDYESGHYLAVNKLSKVEKKNVKDIIKDGIQLTEYVKMLAAKGDQNGNE; encoded by the coding sequence ATGGAAACCGAAAATCAGGACTATTCAAAAATATGGGCTTATCGAAAACAGCAATTTAATTCAATAACCTTAAGCCCTGATGAACTGAATTTGCTTCATGACGAGATTATAAGGCAGACCATCACGATAGCTTTTAATAAGACAACCCAAATATTTGGGTCTCCTCCCTCCCCTTTTTGCTTTTTTGTTATGGGAAGTGCCGGTCGAAAAGAACAAGGTATCTGGAGCGATCAGGACCATGGGATCATTTTTGAACACAATCATCCAGAAGTGCGAAATTATTTCTTATCGCTGGGGAAAGAAATATCCGAGGGGTTAATGCAAGTTGGATATAGCCTTTGTGAAGGTAAAGTGATGGCAAGTAATCCTTTCTGGTGCAGATCATACAATCAGTGGATGCAACAATTAAATGATTGGATAGATGATGCTTCATGGGAATCTATCCGTTATTTGCTTACTTTTATGGATAGTCGAGCATTTCTGGGCGAGGAAAGGTTTATACGGCAATTAAAACAGTATTCTTATCAACTAATTGATGAAAAACATTTATTAACCCGTATCCTGGATAATACAATGCATATAAAAAAAACGATTGGTGTATTCGGACAGTTACTTTTAGAAACTCACGGCCCATATTCTGGCTGTTTAAATATAAAGGAATCTGCTATATACCCATATGTGAATGCCGGAAGAATTCTAGCAATCAATGAGAAATTAAATGCAACCACCACTATCGATAGGCTTAAAGGTGTACCGGATTCTGTTCTACCAAAACAAAATCGAGAAAAATATGCTAATCAGTTTGCCAAACTACAAACATATCGGCTGGTCTATGGAATTCATACAGACTATGAATCCGGACATTACTTGGCTGTGAATAAGCTATCGAAAGTAGAAAAGAAAAATGTTAAGGACATAATCAAGGATGGGATTCAACTGACTGAATATGTGAAAATGCTTGCGGCAAAGGGTGATCAGAATGGGAATGAATGA
- a CDS encoding Gfo/Idh/MocA family protein — translation MKTIQWGIIGLGNIAERFAKTVKAMDGVTLKAVASRTKDHALEFGRKYGVEEKFCYGTYDELIQDEQIDAIYIAVPHPFHKENAIRCLNHGKAVLCEKPVTMNKEEVQEVIHAAKENKVFFMEAMKSRFMPINKEIRNLVKEGVIGEPTFMRAELGFKGEFDPKGRIFNRELGGGALLDIGIYPISYCAYLLGNKPKSIQSSLQYGVTDVDENGTIQLSYDNGSFAQIYCTIRANTRKDASLLGTDGSIYIPYFSNAQSATITTPNKEWTIEEPFELTGFEYQIREVGRCLQEGVLESPQMTWHDSIEVMDIVDQIFANNVLKG, via the coding sequence ATGAAAACAATTCAGTGGGGTATTATTGGACTTGGTAACATAGCAGAACGTTTTGCGAAAACGGTGAAAGCAATGGATGGCGTTACTTTAAAAGCAGTCGCCTCCAGGACGAAGGATCACGCGCTCGAATTTGGCCGAAAATACGGGGTTGAAGAAAAATTTTGTTATGGTACATATGATGAGCTAATACAGGATGAACAAATTGATGCTATTTATATCGCTGTTCCACACCCATTTCATAAAGAAAATGCGATTCGTTGTTTAAACCATGGAAAAGCCGTGCTTTGTGAAAAGCCTGTTACAATGAATAAAGAAGAAGTTCAAGAAGTCATCCATGCTGCTAAAGAGAATAAGGTCTTCTTTATGGAAGCGATGAAATCACGCTTTATGCCAATTAATAAAGAAATAAGAAACCTCGTCAAGGAAGGTGTCATTGGAGAGCCTACTTTCATGAGAGCGGAACTCGGTTTTAAAGGAGAATTTGATCCGAAGGGGCGCATATTTAACCGAGAACTTGGCGGAGGAGCATTATTAGATATCGGGATTTATCCTATCTCATATTGCGCTTATTTACTTGGAAATAAACCAAAATCGATTCAAAGCTCATTACAATATGGAGTAACAGATGTAGATGAAAATGGGACTATACAATTAAGCTATGACAATGGATCGTTTGCTCAAATTTACTGTACGATAAGGGCAAATACACGAAAAGATGCAAGTCTATTAGGCACAGACGGCAGTATTTATATACCGTATTTTTCAAATGCCCAGTCCGCAACAATCACCACCCCAAATAAAGAATGGACGATTGAAGAACCTTTCGAATTAACTGGATTTGAATATCAAATCCGTGAAGTAGGCCGATGCCTTCAAGAAGGTGTGCTTGAGAGTCCACAAATGACTTGGCATGATTCTATTGAAGTCATGGATATCGTTGATCAAATATTTGCTAATAATGTTTTAAAAGGATGA
- a CDS encoding ammonium transporter, with protein MDTIFLMNSLWVMVGAVLVILMIGGFILLETGSTRMKNAGHIAGKTILTFGISSIVFWAIGFGFIFGDGAGLSKFIGLSDFFYSGYDLDGVGLSGAVFFLFQTAFAGISITIAFGGFAERAKMGVYVLFAVLFSALVYPPIAHWIWGGGWLADHGKQDFAGSTVVHLTGAMAALAATIHLKPRIGKFNKDGSANNLYGHNQVYTALSVLLLWVGWFGFNAGSTVAVDAGFFGFVAVNTNLAAAAGTIAAMIISWIVMGKADVSMMLNGALAGLVAITASCAFVEAWASVVIGFVAGILVFYSIRFFEARKIDDPIYALSVHGAAGIWGTLSTGFFATKELATVGKAGLFYGGGFSQLGVQALGVVVCGAFAFLVSYILLLGMKKVMRGLRVTEEEEIMGLDMSEHGAYGYPELLKNETTDKSIM; from the coding sequence ATGGATACGATTTTTTTAATGAATAGCCTTTGGGTGATGGTGGGAGCAGTGTTAGTCATCTTGATGATTGGTGGCTTTATCCTGCTAGAGACTGGATCCACTCGAATGAAAAATGCTGGACATATCGCAGGTAAAACGATTCTTACATTCGGAATTTCTTCTATTGTCTTTTGGGCAATAGGCTTTGGATTCATATTTGGGGATGGAGCTGGTTTAAGTAAATTCATTGGTTTATCTGACTTCTTTTACTCTGGGTATGATCTCGATGGTGTTGGTTTATCTGGAGCCGTATTCTTTTTATTCCAAACAGCCTTTGCCGGAATATCGATAACTATTGCTTTTGGGGGATTTGCAGAACGAGCGAAAATGGGTGTATATGTACTCTTCGCCGTTTTATTCTCTGCCCTTGTTTACCCTCCTATCGCTCACTGGATTTGGGGCGGTGGCTGGTTAGCTGATCATGGTAAACAAGATTTTGCCGGTTCCACTGTTGTTCACTTAACTGGTGCCATGGCAGCTTTGGCAGCTACGATCCATTTGAAACCGCGTATCGGTAAATTTAATAAAGATGGCTCAGCTAATAACTTATATGGACATAACCAAGTATACACAGCATTAAGTGTTTTATTGCTTTGGGTTGGATGGTTCGGTTTCAATGCCGGCAGTACGGTAGCAGTGGATGCAGGATTCTTTGGATTTGTTGCAGTTAATACGAATCTTGCCGCGGCTGCTGGAACGATAGCTGCCATGATTATTTCTTGGATTGTCATGGGGAAAGCAGATGTGTCCATGATGTTAAATGGAGCATTAGCCGGTCTGGTTGCCATTACGGCATCCTGTGCATTCGTTGAAGCTTGGGCATCCGTAGTTATTGGATTTGTTGCTGGAATTCTAGTATTTTATAGCATCCGTTTCTTTGAAGCTCGAAAAATTGATGATCCAATCTATGCTCTTTCCGTTCATGGAGCTGCTGGAATATGGGGCACCTTATCCACTGGCTTTTTTGCTACAAAAGAGCTGGCCACTGTCGGAAAAGCTGGTTTATTTTACGGCGGCGGCTTTAGCCAATTAGGTGTTCAAGCTTTGGGTGTCGTTGTATGCGGAGCATTTGCTTTTCTGGTATCCTATATTCTTTTATTAGGTATGAAAAAAGTGATGCGCGGCCTTCGTGTTACGGAGGAAGAAGAAATAATGGGATTGGATATGAGTGAACATGGCGCATATGGTTACCCTGAATTACTTAAAAATGAAACAACTGATAAATCTATCATGTAA
- a CDS encoding glutathione peroxidase — translation MKSVYDFEVKKTNGKLQSLKEYEGKPLLIVNTASKCGLAPQFKGLQELYKKFNSQGFEVLGFPCDQFNSQEYDDINKTTEFCQINYGVTFPIFAKIDVNGDHADPLFQYLTTEQKGLLSKKIKWNFTKFLIDKKGQVVERYAPTTAPEKIKKDIEEELEK, via the coding sequence ATGAAAAGTGTTTACGATTTTGAAGTAAAAAAGACAAACGGCAAATTGCAATCTTTAAAAGAATATGAAGGCAAGCCTCTCCTTATCGTTAATACAGCCAGTAAATGTGGGCTGGCGCCTCAATTTAAAGGACTTCAGGAGTTATATAAAAAATTTAACAGCCAAGGCTTTGAGGTATTAGGATTCCCATGCGACCAATTTAATAGTCAGGAATATGATGATATTAATAAAACCACCGAGTTTTGCCAAATAAACTATGGAGTTACATTCCCGATTTTTGCGAAAATCGATGTAAATGGTGATCATGCTGACCCGCTTTTTCAGTATTTAACGACTGAACAGAAAGGTCTCCTTAGCAAAAAAATCAAATGGAATTTCACTAAATTTTTAATTGATAAAAAAGGTCAAGTTGTCGAGCGTTATGCTCCAACCACCGCTCCCGAAAAAATTAAAAAAGATATAGAAGAAGAATTGGAAAAGTGA
- a CDS encoding NINE protein has product MRAQRKSFGIALLLWFLLGTIGAHRMYIHERIHYIFWYWLAVMCTFSIILWIDLFRLKGMIDRQYYYDRGKYGV; this is encoded by the coding sequence TTGAGAGCACAAAGAAAATCATTTGGAATCGCGTTACTACTATGGTTTCTTCTCGGAACCATTGGAGCTCATAGAATGTATATACATGAACGTATCCATTATATCTTTTGGTATTGGTTAGCGGTTATGTGTACATTTTCTATCATTCTATGGATTGATCTGTTTAGATTGAAAGGTATGATTGATAGACAGTATTACTACGACCGCGGTAAATATGGGGTTTAA
- a CDS encoding YsnF/AvaK domain-containing protein, which produces MNKTVYGVYTQSAEVVQAINSLKAKGYDSSDITVVADNADKLDLMGNYTIDKDVKTVSNDEDSFMDKVAKFFTLDTNNPVEEKMRTDYGFTSEESARYAEEVNNGKVLVLVDQDAQLGDTIGMDRTEDLNSGANASAALNTTDRLANDDTLTDEERRIKLREERLNVDKNEVKTGEVIVNKKVTETQKEVEVPVDHEEVYIERRKVTDRDTTDQLGAITDNEEIRIPVTEEKIEVTKKPVVTDEIVIGKEKVTDTKTVQDTVKKEDVQVDKDGNPFVNDHNTTTRMEGTSVQDSSLTDEDTDRLTAKPYQKNKIDTDNL; this is translated from the coding sequence ATGAATAAAACAGTTTATGGAGTTTACACACAAAGTGCAGAAGTCGTACAGGCTATTAATAGTTTGAAAGCAAAAGGGTATGATAGTTCTGATATTACTGTAGTCGCAGATAATGCAGATAAATTAGATTTGATGGGAAATTACACGATAGATAAAGATGTTAAAACAGTATCAAATGATGAAGATTCCTTTATGGATAAAGTAGCAAAATTCTTTACATTGGATACTAATAATCCAGTTGAAGAGAAAATGAGAACGGACTATGGTTTTACTTCTGAAGAAAGTGCACGCTATGCAGAAGAAGTGAACAACGGAAAAGTTTTAGTTCTTGTTGATCAAGATGCACAGCTTGGAGATACAATTGGCATGGATCGTACTGAAGATCTGAATTCAGGAGCAAATGCTTCTGCCGCTCTTAATACAACTGATCGTTTGGCAAATGATGATACACTAACTGACGAAGAAAGAAGAATTAAACTTCGCGAAGAACGATTAAACGTTGATAAAAATGAAGTGAAAACTGGAGAAGTAATTGTTAATAAAAAAGTAACGGAAACACAAAAAGAAGTTGAAGTACCAGTGGACCATGAAGAAGTTTATATTGAGCGACGTAAAGTAACAGATCGTGATACGACAGATCAATTGGGTGCTATCACTGACAATGAAGAAATTCGTATCCCTGTAACAGAGGAAAAAATAGAAGTGACCAAAAAGCCAGTTGTAACTGATGAGATTGTGATCGGTAAAGAAAAAGTTACAGATACCAAAACCGTTCAAGATACCGTTAAAAAAGAAGATGTTCAGGTTGACAAGGATGGTAATCCATTTGTAAATGATCATAATACAACTACTCGTATGGAGGGTACCTCTGTACAGGATTCTTCGTTAACAGACGAAGATACAGACCGTTTAACTGCAAAGCCATATCAAAAAAATAAGATTGATACTGATAATCTTTAA
- a CDS encoding MarR family winged helix-turn-helix transcriptional regulator: MEKDVALNKQLCFVLYETTNEFTRLYSNVLKPFGLTYPQYLVLLSLWEQDQVPMKELGQKLNMGTGTLNPIISRMQQSGWLIKERSKTDERMMLISLQEKAYKQKNNIIDSIKSKIEECGLEIEEYQALMEYVNKLNAKLKSL; the protein is encoded by the coding sequence ATGGAGAAGGATGTTGCATTAAACAAACAGTTATGCTTTGTTTTATACGAAACTACCAATGAATTTACGAGGCTATATTCTAATGTTTTAAAGCCATTTGGCTTAACGTATCCGCAATACTTAGTTTTATTGAGCTTATGGGAGCAAGATCAAGTTCCAATGAAAGAGCTTGGGCAAAAGCTGAATATGGGAACTGGGACGTTAAATCCCATTATTTCAAGGATGCAGCAAAGCGGATGGCTAATAAAAGAACGGTCTAAGACGGACGAACGCATGATGCTGATCTCTCTGCAAGAAAAAGCATATAAGCAAAAAAATAATATCATTGATTCCATTAAGTCGAAAATTGAGGAATGTGGATTAGAAATCGAGGAGTATCAAGCATTGATGGAATACGTAAATAAACTCAATGCAAAGTTAAAAAGTCTTTAA